The following coding sequences lie in one Stigmatopora argus isolate UIUO_Sarg chromosome 5, RoL_Sarg_1.0, whole genome shotgun sequence genomic window:
- the ank1a gene encoding ankyrin-1a isoform X10 codes for MAQAAKHLRKNKDLEALAEQERKEKEEEKVKKRSRSRDKKRKAHAVHRWLIDQDSSVSSEMPDGQGVWLYDDEADAGNSFLRAARSGNLDKALEHIKNGIDINTANQNGLNGLHLASKEGHVKMVLELLHNGIVLETTTKKGNTALHIAALAGQEQVVTELVNYGADVNAQSQKGFTPLYMAAQENHLEVVKFLLENGANQSIPTEDGFTPLAVALQQGHENIVALLINYGTKGKVRLPALHISARNDDTRTAAVLLQNDPNPDVLSKVCNTAGVKIIFLIILLDGLLRMTRVSLQTGFTPLHIAAHYENLNVAQLLLNRGANVNFTPKNGITPLHIASRRGNVIMVRLLLDRGAQIDAKTKDELTPLHCAARNGHVRIIEILLDNGAPIQAKTKNGLSPIHMSAQGDHVDCVKQLLQYNADIDDVTLDHLTPLHVAAHCGHHRMAKALLDKGAKPNSRALNGFTPLHIACKKNHMRVMDLLLKHAASLEAVTESGLTPLHVTSFMGHLNIVKILLQKGASPSASNVKVETPLHMASRAGHFEVAEFLLQNAASVDAKAKDDQTPLHCASRMGHKQIVKLLLEHKAKPNSTTTAGHTPLHIAAREGHAQTVRILLDMEAQQTKMTKKGFTPLHVASKYGKVDVAELLLERGANPNAAGKNGLTPLHVAVHHNNLDVVNLLVSKGGSPHSAARNGYTALHIASKQNQIEVANSLLQSGASANAESLQGVTPLHLASQEGRPDMVSLLLSKQANVNLGNKSGLTPLHLVAQEGHVGIADILVKQGASVYAATRMGYTPLHVACHYGNIKMVKFLLQQQANVNSKTRLGYTPLHQAAQQGHTDIVTLLLKHGAQPNETTTNGTSALAIAKRLGYISVIDVLKLVTDETVSMTTTEKHRMSFPETVDEILDVSEDEGLAQLTLGEELLGTEGARYMKMDDMKDHDDDFLSPKKSLEYERGLGTANYSPAIPRIPRVSPETVMLKEHELDQHTPLPLPKEYDDDSLIPSSPATETSDNVSPVASPIHTGFLVSFMVDARGGSMRGSRHNGLRVIIPPRTCAAPTRITCRLVKPQKLTSPPPLVEGEGLASRIISLGPAGMQFLGPVIVEIPHFAALGRGDRELVVLRSENGNVWKEHRNRYGDEVLETILNGMDEDLESQEELVKKRIRRIISTDFPLYFAVVSRVQQESDLIGPEGGSLMSKLVPLVQATFPETAVTKRVRLGLQAQPVPDELVAKLLGSQANFSPVVTVEPRRRKFHRPIGLRIPLPPSWRESPRDSGEGDTTSLRLLCSVIGGTAAAQWEDITGTTKLAYANQCASFTTNVSARFWLADCPRTAESVSFANVLYKELSAVPYMAKFVVFAKMNELREGRLRCYCMTDDKMDKTLEQHENFTEVARSRDIEVMEGMPLHLECSGNLVPVRKAAQQPRCFSFQAFRDNRLPVSVKVRDSSKEHTGFLSFLRKTTKYEDCQHVLCNLNITMPPCIKIIGSEDRRRTLTPLALRERYSALNEPAMASMSAMERTELKMAVIAEQLGLSWAELARELQLSVDDINKIRVENPNSLLDQSSALLNLWATREGKRAKMETLYVALKNIDRMDIVTLLEGQPAQDPRQGSRQLGKRHNEREHLSPAMTNGYGLAPDELLSPASMQYSLPSPLGAEPYWQEVSSLDCAPIATTEEDTLMEMADVQVWPCGNSPSLVPMEDSSLECSHADDSEGLLGLPFGSLGRPASRASGGGVAQSGSIEPEDDSEMGIDSLSTATPASLGGTIAGINLNGLNNGQGSEASSELSAVTSTTGGNGGRGGGGGGGGAGTEGSEEGLSLVTGQQRVYARLSESPGLTYVADRNGDRSSNGGNGGSSFISYMQEQTSPGWMANQPKTRQVIDTMISSCCNSMDGDQSHMSQEALLQPARDVHGNSEILRGHFRGAQPFDKGLGFQHRPAELRAWDDMRFKGQGDEAEDLPGEQVSEEQFTDEHGNIVTKKIVRKVVRRGKGEDGVQDVSGDGSLQDANELEVDAEQFMSYAILGRESSKPDTVDTVKKGAQIVKCASLRRVKQ; via the exons GCCCACGCCGTGCATCGCTGGCTAATCGATCAGGACAGTAGTGTGAGCTCTGAGATGCCGGATGGCCAAGGAGTATGGCTCTATGATGATGAA GCAGATGCTGGCAACAGTTTTCTCCGAGCGGCTCGGTCTGGCAACCTGGACAAGGCCCTGGAACACATTAAGAATGGCATTGACATAAATACAGCCAATCAG AATGGGCTCAATGGGCTTCACCTGGCCTCGAAAGAAGGCCACGTCAAGATGGTGCTTGAATTACTTCACAACGGAATTGTACTGGAGACCACGACTAAG AAAGGAAACACGGCCCTGCACATTGCAGCCCTGGCCGGGCAGGAGCAGGTGGTCACAGAGCTGGTTAACTACGGGGCCGACGTTAACGCTCAGTCGCAG AAGGGTTTCACTCCACTCTACATGGCTGCACAAGAAAACCATCTAGAGGTTGTGAAGTTTCTTCTGGAGAACGGGGCTAATCAAAGCATTCCGACCGAG GATGGATTCACTCCACTGGCTGTGGCTTTACAACAGGGCCATGAAAATATCGTAGCCCTGCTCATCAACTACGGGACCAAAGGGAAAGTCCGTCTCCCTGCACTTCACATTTCAGCGCGCAATGACGATACACGCACAGCTGCAGTGCTTCTGCAAAATGACCCAAACCCAGATGTGCTCAGCAAGGTATGCAACACTGCTGGTGTCAAgataatatttttaatcatattaCTAGACGGACTGTTAAGGATGACTCGGGTGTCCTTGCAGACTGGATTCACACCACTCCACATTGCTGCACACTATGAAAACCTGAATGTTGCTCAACTACTTCTCAACAGAGGAGCCAATGTCAATTTCACCCCAAAG AACGGCATCACACCTCTGCACATTGCATCCAGACGGGGGAATGTGATCATGGTCCGACTCCTCTTGGATAGAGGGGCGCAAATCGATGCCAAAACCAAG GATGAGCTCACTCCTCTGCACTGTGCAGCCAGAAACGGTCACGTCAGAATAATAGAAATTCTTCTTGACAATGGTGCCCCCATTCAGGCTAAAACCAAG AATGGTCTATCTCCAATCCACATGTCAGCTCAGGGGGACCACGTAGACTGTGTCAAGCAGCTGTTACAGTATAATGCAGACATTGATGATGTCACGTTGGACCACCTGACACCTCTACACGTGGCTGCGCATTGTGGACACCACAGAATGGCAAAAGCTCTGTTGGACAAGGGCGCCAAACCCAACTCGAGAGCACTG AATGGCTTCACTCCTTTGCACATTGCTTGTAAAAAGAACCATATGCGTGTGATGGATCTGTTGCTTAAACATGCAGCATCGCTAGAGGCTGTGACTGAG TCTGGCTTGACACCCTTACATGTGACATCTTTCATGGGCCACCTCAACATTGTGAAGATCCTGCTGCAGAAAGGAGCTTCTCCCAGCGCTTCTAATGTG AAAGTTGAAACCCCCCTCCATATGGCATCGCGGGCAGGACACTTTGAGGTGGCCGAGTTTTTATTACAGAATGCTGCCTCAGTGGATGCAAAAGCCAAG GATGACCAAACTCCCCTTCATTGTGCTTCTCGAATGGGCCACAAGCAGATAGTGAAACTGCTGTTAGAGCACAAAGCCAAACCAAACTCCACAACCACAGCAGGACACACGCCTCTTCACATCGCTGCCCGGGAGGGCCATGCGCAAACCGTGCGCATCCTTCTGGATATGGAAGCACAGCAGACTAAAATGACCAAG AAAGGCTTTACACCGCTTCATGTGGCTTCCAAGTATGGAAAGGTAGATGTGGCTGAGCTCTTGTTGGAGCGAGGAGCTAACCCCAATGCTGCCGGGAAG AATGGTCTGACTCCACTGCATGTCGCTGTGCATCACAACAACCTGGATGTTGTCAACCTGCTTGTCAGCAAAGGAGGTTCCCCACACAGTGCAGCCCGG AATGGCTACACCGCATTGCACATTGCGTCCAAGCAGAATCAGATAGAGGTGGCAAACAGCCTGTTGCAGAGCGGAGCTTCGGCCAATGCCGAGTCTCTACAGGGCGTGACGCCTCTCCACCTGGCTTCTCAGGAAGGAAGGCCTGACATGGTCTCTCTGCTCCTTTCCAAGCAAGCGAATGTCAACCTTGGCAACAAG AGTGGACTGACACCACTCCATCTTGTGGCACAGGAAGGACACGTTGGCATTGCTGACATTTTAGTCAAGCAAGGAGCGTCAGTCTATGCAGCCACACGG ATGGGCTACACACCTCTCCATGTAGCATGTCACTATGGCAACATCAAGATGGTGAAGTTTCTGCTGCAGCAACAGGCCAACGTCAACAGCAAAACACGG CTTGGTTACACGCCACTGCACCAGGCTGCTCAGCAAGGACACACAGACATTGTCACGCTGCTTCTGAAGCACGGAGCGCAGCCTAACGAGACGACAACG aatgggACGTCAGCGCTTGCCATTGCCAAGAGGCTGGGCTACATCTCTGTGATTGACGTGCTCAAGCTTGTGACTGACGAGACTGTTTCCATG ACCACTACAGAGAAACACCGTATGAGTTTCCCAGAAACAGTGGACGAGATACTGGATGTATCTGAGGACGAAG gactTGCCCAGCTAACTTTAG GAGAGGAGCTCCTGGGGACAGAAGGTGCCAGGTACATGAAGATGGATGACATGAAAGACCATGATGACGATTTCCTCTCCCCCAAGAAATCACTGGAGTACGAGAGAGGGCTGGGCACAGC AAATTACTCTCCCGCCATTCCAAGGATTCCCCGTGTTTCTCCCGAGACGGTCATGCTGAAAGAACACGAGTTAGATCAG cACACCCCACTTCCACTGCCAAAAGAGTACGACGATGACTCTCTGATCCCCAGCAGCCCGGCAACTGAGACATCAGACAATGTCAGCCCAGTCGCCAGCCCCATACACACAGG GTTTCTGGTCAGTTTTATGGTCGATGCACGCGGAGGCTCAATGCGAGGCAGTAGGCACAACGGACTGCGGGTCATCATCCCCCCAAGGacctgtgcggctcccacccgCATCACTTGTCGCCTGGTGAAGCCGCAGAAGCTTACGAGCCCGCCTCCACTTGTGGAAGGAGAGGGCCTGGCCAGCAGAATTATCTCCCTGGGTCCTGCTGGCATGCAGTTTCTTGG ACCAGTGATTGTGGAGATCCCCCACTTTGCTGCTCTGGGTCGTGGCGACCGCGAGCTTGTGGTGCTCCGGAGTGAGAATGGAAATGTGTGGAAGGAACATCGCAATCGATACGGTGACGAAGTTCTCGAGACGATCCTTAACGGGATGGATGAAG ATTTGGAAAGTCAGGAGGAACTCGTGAAGAAGAGAATTCGCCGCATCATTTCAACGGACTTTCCGCTGTATTTTGCCGTGGTTTCGCGAGTCCAGCAAGAGAGCGACCTGATTGGTCCTGAAGGAGGGTCATTGATGAGCAAGCTGGTGCCGCTGGTCCAGGCCACGTTTCCCGAGACGGCGGTCACCAAGCGAGTCCGTCTGGGGCTGCAG GCACAGCCTGTTCCAGATGAGTTGGTGGCCAAATTGCTAGGTAGCCAAGCCAACTTTAGCCCCGTGGTGACGGTGGAGCCTCGGCGACGGAAGTTCCACCGGCCCATCGGGCTCCGCATCCCCCTACCCCCATCCTGGCGGGAGAGTCCCCGAGACTCCGGGGAGGGGGACACCACTAGTCTACGCCTGCTTTGCTCTGTCATAG GTGGAACAGCTGCAGCCCAATGGGAAGACATCACTGGAACTACTAAACTTGCCTACGCGAATCAATGTGCCAGTTTCACAACCAATGTTTCTGCACG GTTCTGGCTCGCCGACTGTCCTCGTACAGCAGAGTCTGTCTCCTTTGCCAATGTGCTCTACAAAGAACTGTCAGCTGTACCTTACATGGCGAAGTTTGTGGTTTTCGCCAAGATGAATGAGTTGCGCGAAGGCCGTCTGCGCTGCTACTGCATGACTGACGATAAAATGGATAAAACATTGGAGCAGCACGAAAACTTTACAGAAGTGGCCCGGAGCAGGGACATCGAG GTGATGGAGGGAATGCCGCTCCACCTGGAATGTTCTGGCAATCTCGTACCGGTGCGGAAGGCAGCCCAGCAGCCTCGTTGCTTCAGCTTCCAGGCCTTTCGAGACAACAGACTTCCGGTCTCTGTTAAG GTGAGAGATAGCAGCAAAGAGCACACCGGCTTCCTGTCTTTCCTCCGCAAGACCACCAAGTATGAAGACTGCCAACATGTGCTGTGTAACCTCAACATTACCATGCCTCCATGCATCAAG ATTATTGGAAGTGAAGACCGCAGGAGAACTTTGACCCCGCTGGCTCTAAGAGAAAGATACAGTGCCCTGAATGAACCTGCCATgg CATCAATGAGCGCCATGGAGAGAACTGAGCTCAAAATGGCTGTGATTGCAGAACAACTGGGACTGAGCTGGGCTG AGTTGGCCCGTGAGCTTCAGCTGAGTGTGGATGACATCAATAAGATCCGTGTGGAGAATCCCAATTCCCTGCTGGATCAAAGTTCTGCTCTACTCAACTTGTGGGCGACACGTGAGGGCAAGAGAGCAAAAA TGGAAACCTTGTACGTGGCCCTGAAGAACATCGACCGCATGGACATAGTCACTCTGCTAGAGGGTCAACCAGCACAGGATCCCAGACAAGGTTCGCGCCAACTCGGCAAACGACATAATGAAAGAGAACACCTCTCTCCTGCTATGACCAATG GTTATGGGCTGGCGCCGGATGAGCTTCTGTCCCCGGCCTCCATGCAGTACAGCCTGCCCTCGCCTCTGGGTGCTGAGCCCTACTGGCAGGAGGTCTCCAGCCTGGACTGTGCGCCCATTGCCACCACGGAGGAGGACACCCTCATGGAGATGGCTGACGTGCAGGTGTGGCCCTGCGGTAATTCCCCCTCCCTAGTGCCCATGGAGGATTCCTCCCTGGAGTGTAGTCACGCAGACGACTCCGAGGGCCTGCTCGGGTTGCCCTTCGGAAGTCTGGGGCGGCCGGCCAGTCGGGCCAGCGGAGGGGGTGTCGCGCAGAGCGGCTCCATCGAACCCGAAGACGATTCGGAGATGGGCATCGACTCGCTTAGCACTGCCACGCCGGCGTCGCTCGGCGGCACCATTGCTGGTATCAATCTTAACGGACTGAACAATGGTCAGGGGTCAGAGGCCAGTTCGGAGTTATCGGCTGTCACTAGCACGACTGGTGGCAATGGAGgacgagggggaggaggaggaggaggaggagcagggaCTGAGGGCTCAGAGGAAGGCCTTTCTCTTGTTACAGGACAGCAAAGGGTATATGCCCGACTCAGTGAGTCACCTGGTCTCACCTATGTTGCAGATCGGAATGGCGACCG GTCATCTAATGGAGGAAATGGAGGCAGCTCGTTCATTTCATACATGCAGGAGCAGACAAGCCCAGGGTGGATGGCCAACCAACCCAAAACTAGACAGGTCATCGACACGATGATATCATCATGTTGCAACTCGATGGACGGAGATCAGTCCCATATGTCCCAGGAGGCTTTGCTCCAACCGGCGAGAGACGTGCACGGCAACTCTGAAATTTTACGAGGGCACTTCCGGGGTGCCCAGCCATTCGACAAGGGTTTGGGCTTCCAACACAGGCCGG